A portion of the Sulfuriferula sp. AH1 genome contains these proteins:
- the terL gene encoding phage terminase large subunit: MGNTTRRAFLDGIASLATEYRRQIEAEVDGFTPDMAARQARRDKAHASFEFFARTYFPHYVKYANAVLHDFLYPRLQEIVDNGVGDHDAIAAPRGNAKSTIVTQIFVIWCVITGRKHFPVIIMDALDQALPMLEAIKAELAFNPRLLMDYPEATGQGRVWQVGTIVTANDAKIQAFGSGKRMRGLRHGPHRPDLAIGDDLENDENVRSPEQRDKLDSWIKKTVLSLGAADDSMDVIIIGTILHYDSVLARLIKNPLWKSRKFKAIIEWPHRMDLWDKWEEILLNDGDEVAKQFYAERKAEMDSGAIVSWPAAQPLYTLMVKRARDGRQAFDSEQQNDPVSGDDAPFANCITFWVNRLNEWIFYGACDPSLGKAGGSRDPSALLVGGFNRSTGILDVVEAAIKKRLPDRIIEDVIMLQAEYHCLVWVVETVQFQEFLRTELVKRSAARGIPVPARAVTPHTDKILRIETLQPHMANGLIRLNPNQHTLIDQLRHFPKADHDDGPDALYMLWAAALSGGGAIEYQTLGRRRESARGLNDFMGM; encoded by the coding sequence ATGGGTAACACTACCCGCCGTGCCTTCCTCGATGGCATCGCCAGCCTAGCCACAGAGTACCGCCGCCAGATTGAGGCCGAGGTCGATGGCTTCACGCCTGATATGGCCGCACGCCAGGCGCGTCGTGATAAGGCGCATGCCAGCTTTGAATTCTTTGCCCGTACCTATTTCCCGCATTATGTGAAGTATGCGAATGCGGTGCTGCATGATTTCCTTTACCCGCGCTTACAAGAGATTGTGGATAACGGCGTGGGTGACCATGATGCCATTGCCGCCCCACGCGGTAACGCTAAATCCACCATCGTCACGCAGATATTCGTGATCTGGTGCGTGATTACCGGCCGCAAGCATTTCCCTGTGATTATCATGGATGCGCTGGATCAGGCGCTGCCGATGCTGGAGGCCATTAAGGCCGAGCTGGCATTCAACCCGCGCTTGCTGATGGATTACCCGGAGGCAACGGGGCAAGGCCGGGTGTGGCAGGTTGGCACTATCGTCACCGCTAATGATGCCAAGATTCAGGCGTTCGGCTCTGGCAAGCGTATGCGCGGCTTGCGTCATGGCCCGCATCGTCCGGATCTTGCAATCGGTGATGATCTGGAAAACGACGAGAACGTGCGCAGCCCCGAACAGCGTGACAAGCTGGACAGCTGGATCAAGAAAACCGTGCTGTCACTGGGTGCGGCTGACGACTCGATGGACGTCATCATCATTGGCACTATTCTGCATTACGACTCGGTGCTGGCGCGCCTTATCAAGAACCCGCTGTGGAAGTCGCGCAAATTCAAAGCCATCATAGAATGGCCGCACCGCATGGATCTGTGGGACAAGTGGGAAGAGATCCTGCTCAATGACGGTGATGAAGTCGCCAAGCAGTTCTATGCAGAGCGTAAAGCCGAGATGGATTCAGGCGCGATAGTGTCATGGCCAGCCGCCCAGCCGCTTTACACACTGATGGTGAAGCGTGCCCGTGATGGCCGCCAGGCGTTTGACTCCGAACAACAGAATGACCCAGTGAGCGGCGATGATGCGCCGTTTGCCAACTGCATTACTTTCTGGGTAAATCGCCTTAATGAATGGATATTCTATGGCGCGTGCGACCCCTCACTTGGTAAGGCAGGAGGGTCGCGTGACCCATCTGCATTACTGGTAGGCGGATTCAACCGCAGCACGGGTATTCTGGACGTGGTTGAAGCGGCGATCAAGAAACGCCTGCCTGACCGCATCATCGAAGATGTGATTATGCTGCAGGCTGAATACCACTGCTTGGTATGGGTCGTGGAGACGGTGCAGTTCCAGGAGTTCCTGCGCACCGAGCTGGTAAAGCGATCCGCTGCGCGTGGCATCCCGGTACCCGCCCGTGCAGTGACACCACATACCGACAAGATCCTGCGCATTGAGACCTTGCAGCCGCACATGGCCAACGGCCTGATTCGCCTCAACCCAAACCAGCACACGCTGATCGATCAGCTGCGGCACTTCCCTAAAGCCGATCACGATGACGGCCCGGATGCGCTTTATATGCTGTGGGCTGCTGCGCTATCCGGTGGTGGCGCAATCGAATACCAAACACTAGGACGTCGCCGAGAATCGGCGCGCGGCCTGAATGACTTTATGGGAATGTGA
- a CDS encoding DUF935 domain-containing protein, whose protein sequence is MAEDTKLPLDANNEIATVAKDITYLAFQGILRSRDATLETRGGNRSYAIYDDIERDCHAYGVLQKRKLAVVARPWQVDPASNDTLDIKAADMVRAQLSAIGVPAADNPGDQVVMASNFDLVCFNLLDSILKGFAVGEIMWDIDGKEIVAREIRPKDQRRFNFDTDYKLRLKTWSQLIPGETVPPRKFIVHTFGAKDGSPYGIGVGSRLFWPTFFKRQDITFWLTYLDKFGSPTAVGKYPGGTPAEQQKDLLNALAAISQDAGVTVPDNMVIELLEAKRSGTVTYEQFARYMDEEMTFAVLGEAPTSKGGGGAQQTAALAREEVRLELVQADADLLSATLNATLSPWLTAYNVPGARPPKIWRQVQEAEDLKARSERDRNLFVIGFRPTLAEVTKTYGGEWEAVPPAVVRKTDALPAAFAEAGDNGPFTDDLLANRLAVESAKPWTDTLVKIKSIVDSAASLEDLRDALIGAFGNLPQDELVKVMQAGFAVADLVGMADVADGQ, encoded by the coding sequence ATGGCTGAAGACACTAAATTACCCCTGGATGCGAATAATGAAATCGCCACGGTTGCCAAGGATATTACCTATCTGGCGTTTCAGGGCATTTTGCGTAGCCGCGATGCGACACTGGAGACGCGTGGCGGTAATCGCAGCTATGCGATCTACGATGACATCGAACGTGACTGCCATGCTTACGGTGTGCTGCAGAAGCGCAAGCTGGCTGTGGTGGCGCGGCCCTGGCAGGTTGACCCGGCATCGAATGATACGCTTGACATCAAGGCGGCCGACATGGTTCGGGCACAGTTGTCAGCGATCGGCGTGCCGGCAGCCGATAACCCAGGTGACCAGGTGGTGATGGCCAGCAACTTTGATTTGGTGTGTTTCAACCTGCTGGATTCCATACTCAAGGGCTTTGCTGTTGGCGAGATCATGTGGGATATCGACGGCAAGGAGATCGTCGCGCGCGAGATTCGCCCCAAGGATCAGCGGCGGTTCAACTTCGATACCGACTATAAGCTGCGCCTGAAAACATGGAGCCAGCTGATACCAGGTGAGACAGTGCCGCCGCGCAAGTTCATCGTGCACACCTTCGGCGCGAAGGATGGCTCACCTTATGGCATCGGTGTCGGCTCCAGGCTGTTCTGGCCGACATTCTTCAAGCGCCAGGACATTACGTTCTGGCTGACCTATCTGGACAAGTTCGGTAGCCCTACAGCCGTGGGCAAGTATCCAGGTGGCACACCCGCTGAGCAGCAGAAGGATCTGCTGAATGCATTGGCGGCTATCTCTCAAGACGCTGGCGTGACGGTACCCGATAACATGGTGATCGAGCTGCTGGAGGCTAAGCGCAGCGGCACGGTGACTTACGAACAATTCGCTCGTTACATGGATGAGGAAATGACCTTTGCCGTGCTGGGCGAAGCGCCGACCTCTAAAGGCGGCGGTGGTGCTCAGCAGACCGCTGCGCTGGCGCGTGAGGAGGTGCGGCTGGAGCTGGTGCAGGCGGATGCCGATCTGCTATCGGCCACGCTTAACGCGACCTTGTCGCCCTGGTTAACGGCATACAACGTACCTGGTGCGCGGCCGCCGAAGATATGGCGCCAAGTGCAGGAAGCCGAGGATCTGAAGGCGCGATCGGAGCGGGACAGGAATCTGTTTGTCATCGGATTTCGCCCGACATTAGCTGAGGTAACCAAGACTTACGGCGGCGAGTGGGAGGCGGTACCGCCTGCCGTCGTGCGCAAGACTGATGCGCTGCCGGCAGCATTTGCCGAGGCTGGCGATAACGGGCCATTCACCGATGACTTGCTGGCCAACAGGTTAGCGGTTGAAAGCGCCAAGCCCTGGACTGACACGCTGGTGAAGATTAAATCCATCGTCGACAGCGCTGCCTCACTTGAAGATTTACGTGATGCGTTAATCGGTGCATTCGGTAATCTGCCGCAGGATGAGCTGGTCAAGGTGATGCAGGCGGGTTTCGCCGTTGCAGATCTGGTGGGGATGGCTGATGTCGCTGACGGCCAGTAG
- a CDS encoding phage minor head protein — MSLTASSQFNKPFAEQLAFFRKKINLPSERWDDVWQQAHDRAFMVAGAQKADLLDDLRKAVDSAIAEGKSIGWFRKNFDAIVAKHGWTGWMGEGSKGGRDWRTRIIYQTNMSMSYSAGRWAQLSDPDLIKMRPYKRYVHADGVRHPRPLHQSWNGITLPHDDPFWDSHFAPNGWGCHCRITAASEQDYQAAKGTDKASRPTGWDTINPKTGAPLGIDAGFGYAPGKSGDVPLREMVSNKLVTYPPAISKALSHDVNRYINAHDQAADYAVKVLADRSKTEPLWLGFVENAEAVSAAAGQDVKGYMVLLPDEAPRHAESVHQYDGGNQRPPIPQDYAQVWKVLAEADSLRAGDRSATGLTTVVAVKKIGEEVFRCVFDVRPGKKNRALALLSLVIKR; from the coding sequence ATGTCGCTGACGGCCAGTAGTCAATTCAACAAGCCGTTTGCTGAGCAGCTGGCGTTCTTCCGCAAGAAGATCAACCTGCCCAGCGAGCGCTGGGACGATGTCTGGCAGCAAGCGCATGACCGCGCATTCATGGTGGCAGGCGCGCAAAAGGCCGACTTGCTGGATGACTTGCGCAAAGCCGTCGACAGCGCGATCGCAGAAGGCAAAAGCATAGGCTGGTTCCGCAAGAACTTCGACGCCATCGTGGCGAAGCACGGCTGGACAGGCTGGATGGGTGAAGGCTCGAAAGGCGGCCGCGACTGGCGCACGCGCATCATCTACCAGACCAACATGAGTATGAGCTACTCGGCAGGCCGGTGGGCGCAGTTAAGCGACCCTGATCTGATCAAGATGCGGCCATACAAGCGCTACGTGCACGCGGATGGCGTGCGGCACCCGCGCCCACTGCATCAGAGCTGGAACGGCATCACGTTGCCGCATGACGACCCTTTCTGGGACTCGCATTTCGCACCGAACGGCTGGGGCTGCCATTGCCGTATCACGGCTGCATCCGAGCAGGACTATCAGGCTGCCAAAGGCACAGACAAAGCCAGCCGCCCGACTGGCTGGGACACGATCAACCCGAAAACAGGTGCGCCGCTGGGGATCGATGCAGGGTTTGGTTACGCGCCTGGTAAAAGCGGCGACGTCCCCCTGCGCGAGATGGTGTCAAACAAGCTGGTGACGTACCCGCCAGCGATCAGCAAGGCGCTGTCGCATGATGTGAACCGTTATATTAATGCCCATGACCAAGCGGCCGATTACGCTGTGAAAGTGCTGGCTGATCGTTCCAAAACAGAGCCGCTCTGGCTGGGGTTCGTAGAGAATGCAGAGGCAGTGAGCGCTGCGGCCGGCCAAGATGTTAAGGGTTATATGGTGCTGCTGCCGGATGAAGCGCCGCGCCATGCCGAGAGCGTGCACCAGTACGATGGCGGTAATCAACGCCCGCCTATCCCGCAGGATTATGCGCAAGTCTGGAAGGTTCTGGCCGAAGCAGATAGCCTGCGTGCAGGTGATCGATCAGCAACGGGATTAACAACCGTCGTCGCTGTCAAGAAAATCGGGGAAGAGGTATTTCGGTGTGTATTCGATGTGCGGCCAGGTAAGAAGAATCGCGCACTGGCGCTGTTGTCGCTGGTGATCAAGCGGTAA